One Paenibacillus sp. FSL H7-0737 DNA segment encodes these proteins:
- the miaB gene encoding tRNA (N6-isopentenyl adenosine(37)-C2)-methylthiotransferase MiaB: protein MTKGNHNSPDLKSGKGSKDYSKYFDFSDAKVISEEEGKITYRIKGRNVQINSQPDYKEGKRRGKEEIEVHYDFEIPEEMQNFGVDKYYHITTYGCQMNEHDTETMKGLLEQMGYKSVDDRNHADLILLNTCAIRENAEDKVFGELGHLKNLKIEKPGLLLGVCGCMSQEEGVVNRIMSKHGFVDMIFGTHNIHRLPHLIKEAVFSKELVVEVWSKEGDIIENLPKKREGMRAWVNIMYGCDKFCTYCIVPFTRGKERSRRPEDVIAEVRELARQGFKEVTLLGQNVNAYGKDFTDIDYTFGDLMDDMRLIDIPRIRFMTSHPRDFDDKLIEVLGKGGNLVEHIHLPVQSGSTAVLKKMSRKYTREAYLELVRKIKISVPNAVLSTDIIVGFPGETDEQFEDTLSLVREVGYDMAYTFIYSPREGTPAAAMEDNVPMSVKSERLQRLNDLIKENSRIINDRMLGEVVEVLVEGESKNNSEVLSGRSRANKLVHFEGSKELIGTFVKVRITDTKTWYIKGDIVAEAAAVH, encoded by the coding sequence ATGACTAAGGGGAACCATAACTCACCGGACTTAAAATCCGGCAAGGGTTCGAAAGATTATTCGAAATATTTTGATTTTAGCGATGCGAAGGTAATTAGTGAAGAAGAAGGTAAGATTACTTATCGGATTAAAGGAAGAAACGTTCAAATTAATAGCCAGCCTGATTATAAAGAAGGAAAACGGCGTGGCAAGGAAGAAATAGAAGTGCATTATGATTTCGAGATTCCTGAAGAGATGCAGAATTTCGGAGTAGACAAATATTATCATATAACGACTTATGGCTGCCAAATGAATGAGCATGACACGGAAACGATGAAGGGCCTGTTGGAACAGATGGGCTACAAAAGCGTCGATGATCGGAATCATGCGGATCTCATTCTGCTCAATACTTGTGCGATTCGCGAGAATGCCGAGGATAAGGTGTTTGGAGAGCTTGGTCACCTTAAGAACTTGAAGATTGAGAAGCCAGGTCTTTTGCTGGGCGTGTGTGGCTGCATGTCGCAGGAGGAAGGCGTAGTTAATCGAATTATGTCTAAGCATGGATTCGTGGATATGATCTTCGGTACGCATAATATTCACCGTCTGCCACACCTCATTAAAGAAGCTGTATTCAGTAAAGAGCTTGTGGTGGAGGTATGGTCTAAAGAGGGCGATATTATTGAGAACTTACCGAAAAAACGTGAAGGCATGCGGGCTTGGGTAAACATTATGTATGGCTGTGATAAGTTCTGTACGTACTGTATCGTACCTTTTACACGAGGAAAAGAACGCAGCCGCCGTCCGGAGGACGTTATTGCTGAAGTAAGAGAGCTCGCGCGTCAAGGATTCAAGGAAGTGACTTTGCTGGGGCAGAACGTAAACGCATACGGTAAGGATTTTACAGACATCGATTACACCTTTGGTGACCTAATGGATGATATGCGTTTAATTGATATTCCGCGCATCCGCTTTATGACATCGCATCCACGTGATTTTGACGATAAATTGATTGAAGTACTCGGCAAAGGCGGCAACCTGGTGGAGCATATCCATCTACCGGTTCAATCGGGAAGTACTGCCGTACTTAAGAAAATGAGTCGCAAATATACTCGTGAAGCTTATCTGGAGTTAGTTCGTAAGATCAAGATAAGTGTGCCTAATGCGGTATTAAGTACCGATATTATCGTTGGTTTCCCTGGTGAGACGGATGAGCAATTCGAAGATACTCTTTCGCTAGTGCGCGAGGTTGGGTATGATATGGCATATACGTTCATTTATTCACCTCGTGAAGGTACCCCTGCAGCTGCTATGGAGGACAATGTACCGATGTCAGTGAAGAGCGAACGTCTGCAAAGACTCAATGATCTCATTAAAGAGAATAGTCGGATCATTAATGACCGTATGCTAGGTGAAGTCGTCGAGGTACTGGTAGAAGGCGAGAGTAAGAATAACTCGGAAGTCCTTTCTGGCCGTTCCCGTGCGAACAAGCTGGTCCATTTTGAAGGGTCGAAGGAGCTTATTGGCACATTTGTAAAAGTGAGAATTACAGATACCAAAACATGGTACATCAAAGGGGATATTGTGGCAGAAGCTGCTGCTGTTCATTAA
- a CDS encoding DUF5682 family protein yields the protein MESETTGAGVHIFGVRHLSPGGAQHLLSFLHEIEPTAVLIEGPSDATPEIRHVINMTTKPPIAILAFTEEVPVRTALWPLALYSPEYQAMRWAEQQGAYTAFIDLPSSVVIALQDIRTKSRDSVEQSDESEVNNTVEKAAEEASLYDRVAELAGELDYDMYWERNFEHNTNKGAYQEAIISFSSQMRQISEENERHNNIVEYAHNTIREAYMRRQIQDTIAAGHQPNKIVVVCGAYHAAALVDLASGMSDEEIDALPSLNSKLTLMPYTYYKLSSLSGYGAGNLAPHYYQMMWERMMNGSLEDLPNHYLSTVARYLRNTGTHRSTAEIIEAVRLAESLAALHGGSAPTLRDLRDAALTLLGRGELSVIAEALARTDIGTAIGELAEGISQTPIQDDLNRQLKRLKLEKYKTPVANDLELDLRENRRVSSEEAAYLDLNRSFLFHRLRLLGIDLVNIRASGQTGATWAEHWVMKWSPEVEIQVVESTLLGETIEIASAYVLQQKLDGSSTIAEASALIRTAYECGMIHQMEAGRQTLQRLAVDTRDVVQIAASIHELSLLIQYGDVRRIDTKPLIPLLEQLFRRACLFLLDASQCNDEASGEMLKAMNILNQAAIAHSEELDELLWIQELKHLSERDDCNPRLSGVACSILLERNAMTAQQCSEEVSRRLSPGIPAELGAGWFEGMSMRNRYVLLSRLSLWEQLNEYINSLDDEEFVRALVFLRRAFSTFERREKTMIAELLGELWGVNTEQAAEILTGELKEAEAKMIEDLNEFDFGDI from the coding sequence GTGGAGAGCGAAACTACTGGAGCTGGCGTGCATATTTTTGGGGTGCGGCATTTGTCTCCTGGTGGTGCGCAGCATCTATTGAGCTTCCTTCATGAAATAGAGCCCACAGCTGTGTTAATTGAGGGTCCATCGGATGCCACACCTGAGATTCGCCATGTCATCAACATGACAACCAAACCTCCTATTGCCATTCTAGCTTTTACGGAGGAAGTTCCTGTGCGTACAGCCCTTTGGCCGCTTGCGCTATATTCCCCCGAATATCAAGCGATGAGATGGGCGGAGCAGCAAGGGGCATATACAGCTTTTATAGATTTACCTTCATCAGTGGTCATCGCGTTACAGGATATACGAACCAAAAGTAGAGATTCTGTTGAACAGAGCGATGAATCTGAAGTTAACAATACGGTTGAGAAGGCTGCTGAAGAAGCATCTCTATATGATAGAGTAGCTGAGCTGGCTGGTGAGCTTGATTATGATATGTATTGGGAGCGCAATTTCGAACACAACACTAACAAAGGTGCATATCAGGAAGCAATTATTTCTTTCTCATCCCAAATGCGTCAGATTTCTGAAGAAAATGAGAGACATAACAACATAGTAGAATATGCACACAATACGATACGTGAAGCTTATATGCGTCGTCAGATTCAGGATACAATCGCTGCTGGCCATCAACCAAATAAGATCGTTGTTGTATGTGGAGCATACCATGCAGCGGCGCTTGTTGATCTGGCATCTGGTATGTCGGATGAGGAAATAGATGCTCTTCCTTCTCTAAATTCGAAGCTAACACTTATGCCCTACACGTACTATAAGTTATCTTCTTTGTCTGGCTACGGAGCAGGTAACCTCGCTCCTCATTATTATCAAATGATGTGGGAACGTATGATGAATGGCTCACTTGAAGACTTGCCGAATCATTATCTGTCTACCGTAGCCAGATACTTGCGTAATACAGGGACACACCGTTCCACAGCGGAAATTATCGAAGCCGTTCGCTTAGCTGAATCATTAGCTGCCCTTCACGGTGGAAGTGCTCCGACGTTAAGAGATCTAAGAGATGCTGCGCTGACTTTACTGGGGCGTGGAGAGCTAAGTGTGATCGCAGAAGCGCTTGCTCGTACAGATATCGGTACTGCTATTGGTGAGTTGGCAGAGGGGATTAGTCAGACGCCGATTCAAGATGATCTGAATCGGCAATTAAAGCGCTTGAAGCTTGAGAAATATAAAACCCCAGTGGCAAATGATCTTGAACTAGATCTCCGAGAGAACCGAAGAGTATCTTCTGAGGAAGCAGCTTATTTAGACTTAAATCGTTCCTTTCTTTTTCATAGGCTCAGATTACTTGGGATCGATCTAGTGAACATAAGAGCAAGTGGTCAGACTGGCGCAACGTGGGCAGAGCATTGGGTAATGAAGTGGTCTCCTGAAGTTGAGATCCAGGTCGTTGAATCTACGCTACTTGGGGAAACAATTGAGATTGCTTCAGCTTATGTATTGCAACAAAAATTAGATGGCAGCAGTACCATTGCGGAAGCGTCAGCACTTATTCGAACGGCTTATGAGTGTGGAATGATACACCAGATGGAAGCCGGACGGCAGACGCTTCAGCGTCTAGCTGTTGATACTCGAGATGTGGTGCAGATTGCTGCTTCCATTCATGAGTTATCTCTTCTGATTCAATATGGCGATGTTCGACGGATTGATACCAAGCCGCTCATTCCTTTGCTTGAACAACTGTTCAGACGAGCCTGTCTGTTCTTGCTGGATGCGAGCCAATGTAACGATGAGGCTTCAGGTGAGATGCTTAAAGCTATGAACATACTGAATCAGGCAGCTATTGCGCATAGTGAGGAATTAGATGAGCTGTTGTGGATACAAGAGCTGAAACACTTGTCAGAGAGGGATGACTGCAATCCGCGTTTATCTGGAGTGGCGTGTTCCATTTTATTGGAGCGTAATGCGATGACTGCACAGCAATGTTCAGAAGAAGTATCGAGGCGCCTGTCGCCAGGTATACCCGCAGAACTTGGAGCAGGCTGGTTCGAAGGGATGTCTATGCGTAATCGATATGTACTGTTGTCTCGATTAAGTCTGTGGGAACAATTGAATGAGTATATTAATTCATTAGATGATGAAGAATTTGTACGTGCATTAGTATTTTTACGGCGTGCTTTCAGCACCTTTGAACGAAGAGAAAAGACGATGATTGCCGAACTTCTAGGGGAGTTGTGGGGCGTGAATACCGAGCAGGCTGCTGAGATTCTGACGGGTGAGCTGAAGGAGGCCGAAGCGAAGATGATTGAGGATTTGAATGAATTTGACTTTGGAGATATATGA
- a CDS encoding NUDIX domain-containing protein — MSENGEQTYNAKKYRTPDGVPADIVMFTLTKRERKTVTKTLPLRELKVMLIRRKKWPCAGMWALPGGFCQEDESIYAAATRELKEETGVDGGHLEYLGVYSTPGRDPRGWIISHAFFALVEEWMLEQRQASDDAGEVGLFTLQEALEELELAFDHHDIIKDAYLRIQQQMLQTTIARQFLPRHFTLSELYQVIQTVVPEFKEPNFIRKITSTRSRQGILKEVRDEEGNALSSNQYSQRPAQLYMFTDHEPLLSIYT, encoded by the coding sequence ATGAGCGAAAATGGGGAACAAACCTATAACGCCAAAAAATATCGTACACCGGACGGAGTTCCGGCCGACATCGTAATGTTTACACTGACCAAACGCGAACGTAAGACGGTCACGAAGACGCTTCCCTTACGTGAGCTTAAGGTAATGTTAATTAGACGAAAGAAATGGCCATGTGCTGGAATGTGGGCTCTCCCAGGCGGATTCTGTCAGGAGGATGAGTCCATTTATGCTGCGGCTACACGTGAACTCAAAGAAGAGACTGGTGTAGATGGTGGTCATTTGGAATATCTGGGCGTTTACAGTACACCAGGCCGCGACCCTCGCGGATGGATTATCAGTCATGCTTTTTTTGCCCTTGTAGAAGAATGGATGTTGGAGCAAAGACAAGCTTCGGATGATGCTGGCGAGGTAGGTTTATTTACATTGCAGGAAGCACTTGAAGAGCTGGAGCTCGCTTTTGACCACCATGATATCATCAAGGATGCATATTTGCGTATTCAACAACAAATGCTTCAGACTACGATCGCAAGACAGTTTTTACCTAGACATTTTACCCTTAGTGAGCTCTATCAAGTCATTCAAACGGTAGTGCCGGAATTTAAGGAACCGAATTTTATTCGTAAAATCACTTCAACACGTAGTCGTCAGGGTATATTAAAAGAAGTAAGAGATGAAGAGGGAAATGCGCTTAGTTCAAATCAATACTCCCAGCGTCCCGCACAGCTCTATATGTTCACAGATCATGAGCCTTTGTTATCCATCTACACGTAG
- a CDS encoding cysteine hydrolase family protein, with product MKALIVIDFTNDFVNGNLPVGQPAVDIEPRISQLTSEFVQSGDYVVMAVDLHEENDPYHPESKLFPPHNISGSEGRELFGGLKSVYEHNRDSIYWMDKTRYSAFSGTDLEIKLRERGITELHLIGVCTDICVLHTAVDAYNKGFAIIVHEDAVASFNPNGHTWALEHFRGSLGADVVKA from the coding sequence ATGAAAGCACTAATAGTGATCGACTTTACGAATGATTTTGTTAACGGAAATCTGCCGGTTGGTCAGCCAGCCGTAGATATCGAGCCTAGAATCAGCCAATTAACGTCGGAGTTTGTCCAAAGTGGCGATTATGTCGTTATGGCCGTGGATTTACATGAAGAGAATGACCCTTACCATCCGGAGAGTAAACTTTTTCCTCCTCATAATATAAGCGGGAGTGAAGGACGTGAGTTGTTCGGAGGTTTGAAATCTGTGTATGAACACAACCGCGATTCCATCTATTGGATGGACAAAACGCGTTATAGCGCTTTTAGTGGAACTGATCTGGAAATAAAGCTGCGGGAGCGTGGCATTACTGAACTTCATTTAATTGGGGTCTGCACCGATATTTGTGTATTGCACACAGCAGTGGATGCATATAACAAAGGGTTTGCAATTATTGTGCACGAAGATGCAGTTGCCAGCTTTAATCCAAATGGACATACTTGGGCGTTAGAACATTTCCGGGGAAGTTTAGGAGCAGACGTTGTTAAGGCATAA
- a CDS encoding VWA domain-containing protein, with translation MSTSVDSSVVARWRLILGQSAEEQLTVSSGNASIHLSEDELIMDQALAAIYDETSDIVNSGAANSSATGQRGAGSGKSAPRLAKWLGDVRNFFPEDIVSVIQHDAMERKGWKQLLFESEVLATVKPDIQLVGTLLSLKGKIPEKTKDTARLLVKAVVDDLVKRMEEDLRRAVTGALNRREHSPLPSLSGIDWTRTIKRNLKHYDAERQQIIPERFYFYDRARRSKEWTVIVDIDQSGSMAESIIWASVVGSIFASIPSLSTRVVVFDTEVVDLTEQCANDPVDMLFGIQLGGGTDIQKSVAYCEQFIDQPKKTLFIVISDLYEGGNQAGLIRRMRHLKESGVRTMCLLALSDEGKPFYDEHVARSLTRDGTPCFACTPALLPQLVEGALKGQDLTELAKKLGTKGI, from the coding sequence ATGAGTACATCCGTGGATTCAAGTGTTGTAGCTCGGTGGCGCCTTATTCTTGGTCAGTCTGCAGAAGAGCAATTGACGGTTTCTAGCGGAAACGCAAGTATTCACCTGTCTGAAGATGAACTCATCATGGACCAAGCACTGGCTGCTATCTATGATGAGACGAGCGATATCGTAAATAGTGGTGCTGCTAACTCTTCGGCTACAGGACAAAGAGGAGCGGGATCAGGTAAATCTGCACCCCGGTTGGCAAAATGGTTAGGAGATGTTCGCAATTTCTTCCCAGAGGATATCGTATCGGTTATTCAACATGATGCGATGGAGCGGAAGGGCTGGAAGCAATTATTGTTTGAGTCGGAAGTTCTGGCAACAGTGAAGCCTGATATACAGCTAGTAGGTACACTACTTTCGCTAAAAGGGAAAATTCCTGAGAAGACAAAAGATACGGCTCGCCTGTTAGTGAAGGCGGTTGTGGATGATCTTGTAAAGCGTATGGAGGAAGATCTGCGTCGGGCGGTGACGGGTGCACTGAATCGCAGAGAGCATTCTCCATTACCGTCACTTAGTGGTATAGACTGGACACGGACGATAAAACGCAATCTGAAGCATTATGATGCAGAGCGACAACAGATTATCCCTGAGAGATTCTACTTTTATGATCGGGCAAGACGAAGTAAGGAATGGACAGTCATTGTGGATATCGATCAGAGTGGTTCTATGGCAGAATCAATTATTTGGGCTTCAGTAGTTGGTTCTATTTTTGCAAGCATCCCATCGCTAAGTACCCGAGTAGTTGTATTTGATACAGAGGTCGTTGATCTGACAGAGCAATGTGCGAACGATCCTGTTGACATGTTATTCGGGATTCAGTTAGGTGGCGGTACAGATATACAAAAGTCTGTTGCTTATTGCGAACAGTTTATCGATCAACCGAAGAAGACATTATTTATCGTTATTTCGGATCTTTATGAAGGTGGGAACCAGGCAGGCTTAATCCGTCGTATGCGTCATCTGAAGGAATCTGGAGTTAGAACGATGTGCTTGCTGGCTTTATCTGATGAAGGCAAACCTTTCTATGATGAGCATGTGGCGAGATCTTTGACTCGCGATGGAACGCCCTGTTTTGCGTGTACACCTGCACTGCTGCCACAGTTAGTAGAAGGTGCACTAAAAGGACAAGATCTTACTGAATTAGCAAAAAAACTTGGGACAAAAGGGATATAA
- a CDS encoding ATP-binding protein, whose amino-acid sequence MSQELLQDIMRLPAERLYEHELEALRKADTGKVPAGWQMSPQSVLKFIVGGKAGSTDITPKYIGNKRLIEMAIATLVTDRALLLIGEPGTAKSWLSENLSAAIYGQSGLVVQGTAGTSEEQVRYSWNYAMLLAQGPTPEALVKSPIMRAMEDGGIARFEEISRCASEVQDALISILSEKTISVPELGKEMSARKGFSIIATANTRDRGVNDMSTALKRRFNIIVLPAPADLYTEVEIVKKRVREIASSYDLQASLPADEALHKVVTIFRELRSGMTLDKKEKVKSPAGVISTAEAISLLTNSMALAASFGNGELTDEDLAAGLQGAIVKDDDKDQLVWREYLDNIMKKRGADWRGLYTACKEMN is encoded by the coding sequence ATGAGTCAAGAACTATTACAAGATATTATGAGGCTTCCAGCAGAAAGACTGTATGAGCATGAGTTGGAAGCGCTTCGTAAAGCGGACACTGGTAAGGTTCCAGCAGGATGGCAGATGTCGCCCCAATCAGTACTGAAGTTTATCGTTGGTGGTAAAGCAGGGAGTACCGACATTACACCTAAGTACATTGGTAATAAACGATTAATAGAGATGGCGATAGCCACACTGGTAACTGATCGTGCACTGCTATTAATCGGTGAGCCGGGTACAGCAAAGTCATGGTTATCTGAGAATTTATCAGCTGCTATATATGGACAATCAGGACTTGTCGTACAAGGTACTGCGGGTACGAGTGAAGAGCAGGTGCGCTATTCGTGGAACTACGCAATGCTGCTTGCACAAGGCCCTACGCCGGAAGCGCTAGTGAAGAGCCCTATTATGCGAGCGATGGAGGATGGGGGCATTGCACGTTTTGAGGAGATATCTCGTTGTGCATCTGAGGTACAGGATGCGTTGATATCCATCTTATCGGAGAAGACGATATCCGTTCCTGAGCTAGGTAAGGAGATGAGTGCGCGCAAAGGCTTCTCGATCATTGCAACAGCTAATACGAGAGACCGTGGAGTAAATGACATGTCAACTGCCTTGAAGCGACGATTTAATATTATCGTCCTTCCAGCCCCTGCGGATTTGTATACTGAAGTTGAGATTGTGAAGAAACGAGTTCGTGAAATTGCCTCTTCCTACGATTTGCAAGCGTCGCTCCCTGCAGACGAAGCTTTACATAAGGTCGTGACCATCTTCCGTGAGTTGCGTAGCGGGATGACATTGGATAAGAAGGAGAAGGTGAAGTCTCCAGCAGGTGTGATTTCCACAGCTGAAGCGATCTCGCTCTTAACGAATAGTATGGCGCTGGCTGCAAGCTTCGGTAATGGAGAACTGACGGACGAAGATCTGGCCGCAGGGCTGCAAGGTGCCATTGTGAAAGATGATGATAAGGATCAACTTGTCTGGAGAGAGTATCTCGACAATATTATGAAAAAACGTGGCGCAGATTGGCGGGGGTTATATACGGCTTGTAAGGAGATGAACTAG
- a CDS encoding RicAFT regulatory complex protein RicA family protein yields the protein MSTEEQRLNKYGMKTYNTRDLIVREDIMGKAKELATLISTSEEVKHFQQAEQKILNHERVQGLIATIKKKQKEIVAFESFKNKDMVAKIEREIEVLQDEIDGIPVVNEFQQSQSDINYLLQLVISVIRDTVSEKINVEAGTEAPPTTCG from the coding sequence GTGAGTACAGAGGAACAACGTTTGAATAAATATGGAATGAAGACTTATAATACCCGTGACTTGATCGTACGCGAGGATATTATGGGTAAAGCCAAAGAACTGGCTACATTGATCTCGACAAGTGAAGAAGTAAAGCATTTTCAGCAGGCTGAGCAAAAAATCCTGAACCACGAGCGTGTACAAGGCCTGATTGCAACGATTAAGAAAAAGCAGAAGGAGATTGTTGCCTTCGAAAGCTTTAAAAATAAAGATATGGTAGCCAAGATCGAGCGTGAAATTGAAGTGTTGCAGGATGAAATTGACGGCATTCCAGTCGTGAACGAATTTCAGCAGAGCCAGAGTGACATCAATTATCTACTCCAGCTTGTCATTTCCGTGATTAGAGATACCGTTTCGGAAAAAATAAATGTGGAAGCCGGCACCGAGGCGCCTCCGACCACATGCGGATAA
- a CDS encoding nicotinate phosphoribosyltransferase, protein MRRELALHTDKYQINMMYAHWVNGTHKRKAVFEAYFRKLPFGNGYAVFAGLERIVGYIGGLRFTEDDIRYLSEQEENYAPAFLEELLQFHFQGTVHSMKEGALIFPDEPLIRVEGTIMEAQLVETAILNFMNYQTLIATKASRIKQVAPNDILLEFGTRRAQEADAAVWGARAAYIGGFDATSNMLAGKMFSIPTKGTHAHSWVQSFGSEQEAFDAYAKVMPDEVTLLVDTFDTLRSGVPNAINTAKKLEAQGKKMVGIRLDSGDLAYLSRQARKMLDDAGLDYVKIVASNDLDENTIMDLKLQGAAIDTWGVGTQLITASDQPSLGGVYKLVEIESATGEMIPTIKISSNPEKVSTPGKKDVFRIIGKNGKALADYICFPEEEAPRNGARLKLFNPLHPYMHKYVERYEALPMLEPIYVNGFQVYTLPDLNEVRRYHREQKDLFWPEYQRKLNPEVYRVNLSEKVWTSKQQLIAEHIRPDIE, encoded by the coding sequence TTGAGAAGAGAACTTGCGCTACATACTGATAAATATCAGATCAATATGATGTACGCTCACTGGGTGAATGGAACTCATAAACGGAAGGCTGTATTTGAGGCTTATTTCCGGAAGCTACCTTTCGGTAACGGCTATGCTGTGTTCGCAGGTTTAGAGCGTATTGTTGGTTATATCGGCGGCTTGCGGTTTACCGAAGATGATATCCGTTATTTGTCTGAGCAAGAAGAAAACTATGCTCCCGCTTTTTTGGAGGAACTGTTGCAGTTTCATTTTCAGGGAACCGTTCATTCGATGAAAGAAGGCGCTTTGATTTTTCCAGATGAGCCATTAATCCGTGTGGAAGGGACAATTATGGAGGCTCAGCTGGTGGAGACAGCCATTCTGAACTTCATGAACTACCAGACGTTGATCGCTACTAAGGCTTCACGAATTAAGCAGGTGGCTCCGAATGACATCTTGCTGGAGTTTGGTACCCGGCGTGCGCAAGAAGCAGATGCAGCGGTGTGGGGGGCTAGAGCAGCCTATATTGGCGGCTTTGATGCTACTTCTAACATGCTCGCAGGCAAAATGTTTAGTATTCCGACCAAGGGAACACATGCACATTCCTGGGTTCAGAGCTTTGGCAGCGAGCAGGAGGCTTTTGATGCCTATGCTAAGGTGATGCCGGACGAAGTTACGCTATTGGTCGACACCTTCGATACACTCCGTAGTGGGGTGCCTAATGCAATCAATACAGCCAAGAAGCTTGAGGCACAAGGTAAAAAAATGGTCGGTATCCGTTTGGATAGCGGTGACTTGGCTTATCTATCTCGTCAAGCGCGTAAGATGTTGGATGATGCTGGCCTGGATTATGTGAAGATAGTCGCTTCCAACGATTTGGATGAGAACACGATCATGGATCTGAAGCTGCAAGGCGCAGCAATTGATACTTGGGGTGTGGGTACACAACTAATCACCGCCTCTGACCAACCCTCTCTGGGTGGCGTCTACAAGCTGGTGGAAATTGAATCCGCTACTGGAGAAATGATCCCGACGATCAAGATTTCCTCCAATCCTGAAAAAGTATCCACGCCTGGCAAGAAGGACGTATTCCGGATCATCGGTAAAAATGGCAAAGCGCTTGCGGATTATATCTGCTTTCCAGAAGAGGAAGCTCCACGTAACGGTGCGCGGTTGAAGCTGTTTAATCCGCTGCATCCATACATGCATAAGTATGTCGAGCGTTATGAGGCATTGCCTATGCTAGAACCGATATACGTTAACGGATTTCAAGTGTATACTTTGCCGGATTTGAATGAGGTTCGCCGTTATCATCGGGAGCAAAAGGACCTATTCTGGCCGGAGTATCAACGTAAGCTGAATCCCGAAGTATATCGGGTGAATTTAAGTGAAAAGGTCTGGACTAGCAAGCAGCAGTTAATCGCTGAGCATATACGACCGGATATTGAATAG